One genomic window of Desulfatibacillum aliphaticivorans DSM 15576 includes the following:
- a CDS encoding branched-chain amino acid ABC transporter substrate-binding protein — translation MKKILFLIAALSIIAAGTALAADTVKIGLTAPITGSWAAEGQDMKQICELLADQVNADGGLLGKEVEVVVADDGGNEQTAALAAQRLATKGIVAVVGTYGSSVTEASQGIYNAAKIPQIANGSTAVRLTEKGLKYFFRTSPRDDEQGRVAAKTLMGMGYKKIAILHDNTTYAKGLAEETKALLDKEPVELVFFDALTPGEQDYTTILTTLKTKNAEVVFFTGYYPEAGLMLRQKKEMGFDVPFVGGDATNNPDLVKIAGKDAAEGFYFISPPVPQDLPSKEAKDFLAAYTKKYGAAPGSIWAVLSGDGFRVMVEAIKQTNSTDPNKIADYLHTGMKDFPGLTGTISFNEKGDRVGDVYRVYKVDAEGGFILQ, via the coding sequence ATGAAAAAAATTCTGTTTCTGATCGCGGCGCTGAGCATCATCGCAGCCGGGACGGCCTTGGCGGCCGACACCGTCAAAATCGGCCTGACGGCTCCTATTACCGGTTCCTGGGCCGCGGAAGGCCAGGACATGAAGCAGATTTGTGAACTGTTGGCCGATCAGGTGAACGCCGATGGCGGCCTGTTGGGCAAAGAGGTCGAGGTGGTTGTGGCTGATGACGGCGGCAACGAGCAGACCGCAGCCCTGGCGGCCCAGCGTCTGGCGACCAAAGGCATTGTCGCCGTTGTGGGCACCTACGGCTCCTCCGTGACCGAGGCTTCCCAGGGCATTTACAACGCCGCCAAGATCCCCCAAATCGCCAATGGATCCACGGCTGTCCGCCTGACCGAAAAAGGCCTGAAATACTTTTTCCGCACCAGCCCCCGCGATGACGAGCAGGGCCGGGTGGCCGCCAAGACCCTCATGGGCATGGGCTACAAAAAGATCGCCATTCTCCATGACAACACCACTTACGCCAAGGGCCTGGCCGAAGAAACCAAGGCTCTTCTGGACAAAGAGCCCGTGGAACTGGTTTTCTTTGACGCTCTGACCCCCGGCGAGCAGGACTACACCACCATTCTGACCACCCTGAAAACCAAGAATGCGGAAGTGGTTTTCTTCACCGGCTACTATCCGGAAGCGGGCCTCATGCTTCGCCAGAAAAAAGAGATGGGCTTTGACGTTCCCTTTGTGGGCGGCGACGCCACCAACAACCCCGACCTGGTGAAGATCGCCGGCAAAGACGCCGCCGAAGGCTTCTACTTTATTTCTCCTCCGGTTCCCCAGGATCTGCCCTCCAAGGAGGCCAAAGACTTCCTGGCCGCTTACACCAAGAAATACGGCGCAGCTCCCGGCTCCATCTGGGCGGTTCTCTCCGGCGACGGCTTCCGGGTTATGGTGGAAGCCATTAAGCAGACCAATTCCACCGATCCCAACAAGATCGCCGATTACCTGCATACGGGTATGAAAGACTTCCCCGGACTGACGGGAACAATCTCCTTTAACGAAAAGGGCGACCGCGTCGGCGACGTATATCGGGTTTACAAAGTAGATGCAGAGGGTGGGTTCATCCTTCAGTAA